One Oncorhynchus kisutch isolate 150728-3 linkage group LG13, Okis_V2, whole genome shotgun sequence DNA window includes the following coding sequences:
- the LOC109901872 gene encoding protein LYRIC isoform X1, with the protein MAENWQDATCQQVKLIAGRLNELLSTGLDLLHSELGVDFGLKPEIPPWLIFLAACIGLVLMVAMWASACRGLFKKRPTIVEVETVESTKPAPIKVAKTEEPKKTKRKTTEKKSQPNGSVVAELQEDVRVTEDNLPVVPHHSPQIKTEKASEVKKTKKKQKQAVKEAKTASSHGKESEEVSGTWETKISNKEKREQRRKDKTSGDGSGSPGGVDPLPSTPPTESTKASPKAAAPGSVSEKKEKKKKGESSKTKAEKADAVAVVRPQAISSEEAPVVTEERPDLVVTAQEAPALTIFPDEGHWTTPESNQDTAVWGQETEGGCTVIDVRITSEPQLLCPSQPKPQVEDEWSGLNGDGSAAAADGCSDWNAPAEGWENYGELPAPVEAVPPALEEPLPETVKQVSDEEREKAEPASDGTGKLKKKKKKKKKQAEDAVVTGQESEEPSKKVVTEAKVKKQPIQEPAAPTVQAVNAAAVKARVEQPVVVQNTAPIAQVPPQPAETKPTAKQNSLPAPTHKESQPSKPVMKKKRARRET; encoded by the exons ATGGCAGAGAACTGGCAGGACGCGACCTGTCAACAGGTCAAGTTGATAGCAGGTCGCCTGAATGAGCTTCTTTCCACTGGCCTAGACCTCTTGCACTCAGAACTCGGGGTGGATTTTGGGTTGAAGCCCGAGATTCCGCCATGGTTGATCTTCTTAGCAGCGTGCATTGGGCTCGTGCTAATGGTGGCTATGTGGGCCTCCGCATGTCGCGGGCTCTTCAAGAAGCGACCGACCATAGTTGAAGTTGAGACCGTTGAAAGCACTAAACCAGCTCCTATCAAGGTGGCAAAAACAGAGGAACCGAAAAAAACGAAAAGGAAAACTACAGAAAAG AAATCACAGCCAAATGGTAGTGTAGTTGCTGAGCTACAAGAGGACGTCAGAGTGACTGAAGACAACCTGCCAGTAGTGCCACATCATTCTCCTCAAATCAAGACAGAAAAGGCTTCCGAG GTAAAGAAGACCAAGAAGAAGCAGAAACAGGCAGTAAAGGAGGCGAAGACCGCTTCTTCTCATGGCAAGGAATCAGAGGAAG TATCAGGCACCTGGGAGACCAAGATCAGTAACAAGGAGAAGCGTGAGCAGCGCCGTAAAGACAAGACCTCCGGTGACGGGTCAGGGAGCCCTGGAGGAGTGGATCCTCTGCCTAGTACTCCTCCCACAGAGTCGACCAAGGCCAGCCCCAAAGCTGCAGCCCCTGGGTCTGTCTCTGAGAAGAAGGAAAAGAAGAAGAAAG gagAATCCTCCAAAACCAAAGCTGAGAAAGCAGATGCTGTTGCTGTAGTCAGACCTCAAG CTATCAGCAGTGAGGAGGCTCCGGTAGTGACTGAAGAACGGCCTGACCTGGTTGTGACAGCCCAAGAGGCCCCAGCCCTTACCATTTTTCCTGATGAGGGGCACTGGACCACTCCTGAGAGCAACCAAGACACTGCTGTCTGGGGGCAGGAGACTGAAG GAGGATGCACTGTCATTGATGTGAGGATAACCTCAG AACCCCAGCTGCTGTGTCCCAGCCAGCCTAAGCCCCAAGTGGAAGATGAGTGGTCTGGTCTGA ATGGTGATGGGTCTGCTGCTGCAGCAGACGGGTGCTCTGACTGGAATGCCCCAGCGGAGGGTTGGGAGAACTATGGGGAACTCCCTGCTCCAGTAGAGGCTGTCCCCCCTGCCCTCGAGGAGCCCCTGCCAGAGACTGTCAAG CAGGTAtctgatgaagagagagaaaaggcagaGCCTGCTTCTGATGGAACTGGTAAATtgaaaaagaagaaaaagaagaaaaagaagcaaGCTGAAGATGCTGTAGTTACTGGCCAG GAGTCAGAGGAGCCAAGTAAAAAGGTTGTTACTGAGGCCAAGGTGAAGAAGCAGCCAATCCAGGAGCCTGCTGCTCCTACTGTCCAGGCTGTCAATGCTGCTGCTGTGAAG GCAAGAGTGGAGCAACCAGTGGTGGTTCAGAACACAGCCCCCATCGCACAAGTGCCACCCCAACCCGCAGAGACAAAGCCTACTGCCAAGCAGAACAGTCTACCTGCTCCAACACATA AAGAGAGCCAGCCTTCCAAACCAGTGATGAAGAAGAAGCGGGCAAGAAGAGAAACATGA